Proteins encoded in a region of the Oncorhynchus gorbuscha isolate QuinsamMale2020 ecotype Even-year linkage group LG16, OgorEven_v1.0, whole genome shotgun sequence genome:
- the LOC123998609 gene encoding butyrophilin subfamily 1 member A1-like isoform X1: protein MMQCFHFIVEPVKNITAKLKESQKRAKNEKREPLEENQLFIVELARDLNRVCQRSEVLGNIWKLEDIWPTPLCRAFILEWASLLESKQKRPMQSDGWPEESEWREQDLFSENEMENAKRTIINWTKDLRAQPEQSVWPGEAVAQVLEDLQAAWRSRHMPNLLTAMELLMWVLLTQGLDKEAIPQQWLIWKQRTQKIAAAHYIPHSVWDWISNAAVEISLDLDTANPDLLISNDEKKMRCGSERKDVPNYHQRFDGWWCATGVEGFNSGRHYWEVEVGERDFRLGVVKESALRKGFKSLNTDTGYLTLRLERGTELKALTVPFTALPPGLISRKVAVYLDYEQGQLSFYDIDSRSHIYTYNESFNENLFPLFGTTEIIKDLVIKSPGSKAYCLCPSLCLWG from the exons ATGATGCAGTGTTTCCACTTTATAGTTGAGCCGGTCAAGAACATCACAGCCAAGCTTAAG GAATCTCAAAAGAGGGCGAAGAATGAGAAGCGAGAGCCACTGGAAGAGAATCAGCTGTTTATAGTGGAGCTGGCTAGAGATCTCAATAGAGTGTGCCAG AGGTCTGAGGTGCTGGGGAACATCTGGAAACTAGAGGacatctggcccactcctctttgcagggCCTTCATCCTGGAGTGGGCATCTCTGCTGGAGAGCAAG CAGAAGAGGCCCATGCAGTCGGATGGCTGGCCAGAAGAGAGCGAGTGGAGGGAACAGGACCTGTTCAGTGAGAACGAGATGGAGAATGCTAAGAGGACCATCATTAACTGGACGAAGGACCTGAGAGCCCAACCTGAGCAAAGTGTGTGGCCTGGGGAGGCTGTGGCTCAAGTTCTGGAGGACCTCCAGGCTGCATGGAGGAGTCGCCACATGCCCAACCTCCTGACAGCCATGGAACTGCTCATGTGGGTCTTACTGACACAGGGCCTGGACAAG GAAGCCATCCCTCAGCAGTGGCTCATATGGAAGCAGAGGACTCAGAAGATAGCTGCTGCCCACTACATTCCTCACTCAG TATGGGACTGGATCTCTAATGCAGCAGTGGAGATTTCCCTTGACCTGGACACGGCCAACCCTGACCTGCTGATCTCCAACGACGAGAAGAAGATGCGCTGCGGCTCCGAGAGAAAGGATGTGCCAAACTACCACCAGCGATTCGATGGCTGGTGGTGCGCCACAGGGGTGGAGGGTTTCAACTCTGGCCGCCACTactgggaggtggaggtgggggagcGGGACTTTCGGCTGGGTGTGGTCAAGGAGTCAGCCCTGAGGAAGGGCTTCAAGTCCCTGAACACAGATACGGGCTACCTGACCCTGCGCCTGGAGAGGGGCACGGAGCTCAAGGCCCTGACTGTGCCCTTCACTGCCCTGCCGCCTGGTCTCATCTCCCGCAAGGTGGCCGTCTACCTGGACTACGAACAGGGCCAGCTGTCCTTCTACGACATAGACAGCCGCTCCCACATCTACACCTACAATGAGAGCTTCAACGAGAACCTGTTTCCTCTGTTCGGCACGACGGAGATCATTAAGGACCTGGTGATCAAGTCCCCTGGGAGCAAGGCCTattgtctctgtccctccctgtgCCTGTGGGGCTGA
- the LOC123998609 gene encoding butyrophilin subfamily 1 member A1-like isoform X2: MMQCFHFIVEPVKNITAKLKESQKRAKNEKREPLEENQLFIVELARDLNRVCQRSEVLGNIWKLEDIWPTPLCRAFILEWASLLESKKRPMQSDGWPEESEWREQDLFSENEMENAKRTIINWTKDLRAQPEQSVWPGEAVAQVLEDLQAAWRSRHMPNLLTAMELLMWVLLTQGLDKEAIPQQWLIWKQRTQKIAAAHYIPHSVWDWISNAAVEISLDLDTANPDLLISNDEKKMRCGSERKDVPNYHQRFDGWWCATGVEGFNSGRHYWEVEVGERDFRLGVVKESALRKGFKSLNTDTGYLTLRLERGTELKALTVPFTALPPGLISRKVAVYLDYEQGQLSFYDIDSRSHIYTYNESFNENLFPLFGTTEIIKDLVIKSPGSKAYCLCPSLCLWG; this comes from the exons ATGATGCAGTGTTTCCACTTTATAGTTGAGCCGGTCAAGAACATCACAGCCAAGCTTAAG GAATCTCAAAAGAGGGCGAAGAATGAGAAGCGAGAGCCACTGGAAGAGAATCAGCTGTTTATAGTGGAGCTGGCTAGAGATCTCAATAGAGTGTGCCAG AGGTCTGAGGTGCTGGGGAACATCTGGAAACTAGAGGacatctggcccactcctctttgcagggCCTTCATCCTGGAGTGGGCATCTCTGCTGGAGAGCAAG AAGAGGCCCATGCAGTCGGATGGCTGGCCAGAAGAGAGCGAGTGGAGGGAACAGGACCTGTTCAGTGAGAACGAGATGGAGAATGCTAAGAGGACCATCATTAACTGGACGAAGGACCTGAGAGCCCAACCTGAGCAAAGTGTGTGGCCTGGGGAGGCTGTGGCTCAAGTTCTGGAGGACCTCCAGGCTGCATGGAGGAGTCGCCACATGCCCAACCTCCTGACAGCCATGGAACTGCTCATGTGGGTCTTACTGACACAGGGCCTGGACAAG GAAGCCATCCCTCAGCAGTGGCTCATATGGAAGCAGAGGACTCAGAAGATAGCTGCTGCCCACTACATTCCTCACTCAG TATGGGACTGGATCTCTAATGCAGCAGTGGAGATTTCCCTTGACCTGGACACGGCCAACCCTGACCTGCTGATCTCCAACGACGAGAAGAAGATGCGCTGCGGCTCCGAGAGAAAGGATGTGCCAAACTACCACCAGCGATTCGATGGCTGGTGGTGCGCCACAGGGGTGGAGGGTTTCAACTCTGGCCGCCACTactgggaggtggaggtgggggagcGGGACTTTCGGCTGGGTGTGGTCAAGGAGTCAGCCCTGAGGAAGGGCTTCAAGTCCCTGAACACAGATACGGGCTACCTGACCCTGCGCCTGGAGAGGGGCACGGAGCTCAAGGCCCTGACTGTGCCCTTCACTGCCCTGCCGCCTGGTCTCATCTCCCGCAAGGTGGCCGTCTACCTGGACTACGAACAGGGCCAGCTGTCCTTCTACGACATAGACAGCCGCTCCCACATCTACACCTACAATGAGAGCTTCAACGAGAACCTGTTTCCTCTGTTCGGCACGACGGAGATCATTAAGGACCTGGTGATCAAGTCCCCTGGGAGCAAGGCCTattgtctctgtccctccctgtgCCTGTGGGGCTGA
- the LOC123998614 gene encoding nucleoplasmin-like has product MDLSLSPSVSDTVCVLWGCELNDTQRKAVFEIAEDLLEHQFFIRTMCLSAEASKEMHVVEVQDRVGECCKPVPIATLHPMCQPMVSFSGFELIPPVIFNLRSGQGPLFISGQHLTLEE; this is encoded by the exons ATGGatctctccctttcaccctctgtTTCTGACACTGTCTGTGTGCTCTGGG GCTGTGAGCTGAATGACACCCAGAGAAAGGCAGTGTTTGAAATAGCGGAGGATTTGTTGGAGCATCAGTTCTTTATCCGAACG ATGTGTCTGAGTGCAGAGGCCAGTAAGGAGATGCATGTGGTGGAGGTACAGGACAGAGTTGGGGAATGCTGCAAGCCAGTGCCCATTGCCACACTTCACCCTATGTGCCAACCTATGGTCAGTTTCAGTGGGTTTGAGCTCATCCCACCTGTCATCTTCAACCTTCGCTCTGGGCAGGGCCCCCTCTTTATTTCTGGACAGCATTTGACAT tggaggagtag